The DNA sequence GCAGCCGGGTGGTGATGGATGGTGCCGGAGGTTTCCCGCAGCGGCTGGCAGCTGGCTGCGCGGGTGCGGGCGGCGATCAGTTCAGCGGTGACGGATACCGCCACTTCGGCGGGAGTGACCGCACCGAGGTCAAGGCCGATGGGTGAGTGGAGCTGGGCGATACGCTCCGGCGCGACGCCCGCGTTGAGGAGCTGCTCAACCCGTTGGAGGTGGCTCCGCCGGGACCCCATGGCGCCAACGTAGGCGAGGTCCAGGGCCAACGCCGTTTCCAGCAGGGGGAGGTCGAATTTGGGGTCATGGGTGAGGACGGCGGCCACGGTGCGGCTGTCCGTCCGGCCTGCCGCCGCTTCCGCTGCCAGGTAGCGGTGCGGCCAGTCGGTGACCACCTGGTCGGCGGCCGCGAACCGGGGCTGGGACGCGAAGGCTGGCCGGGCATCAACGAGGGTCACGTGGTAGCCCAGCAGCTTGGCTGCGGGGACCAGTGCGGCACCGAAGTCGTTGGCGCCGAATACCAGCATCCGCGGCGGGGCCAGCCTGGACTCCACCAGGATGGCGGGTTCCGCGGCAGGTTGAGCGTCGCCGGACTTGGCGGGGGCGCATTCGCCCGGCTGCAGGAGCCGGACCAGCCCGGCACCGCCGCTGCGCACCAGGGATTCCACCTGCAGGGCCGGTTCCCCGTGCAGCAGCGCTGCCAGCTCCGAAGATGCCGCCAGGCGGAAGGCGCCCGGATCGGAGAGGACGACGGCGGCACATCCTGGAGTACCGAGCAGCCGTACCAACGCCACGGGGTGGGCCGGACCCAGGCCGGCGAGCTGCAGCAGGGCGGCCCGAAGCGGGTGCGGGGTTTCGCCGGGCACGGCCGCGGTCACGGGCTGGATCTGGATGCCCAGTTCGCCCCCGCAGGTGAGTCCGGCCGCGAAGGCATCTGCGGAACTGAAGCCAAAGGTCCCGTGGCGCGGGACGGCGTCGTCCATTGCCTCCTGGGCGAGCGCCACCACGGCGCCTTCCACGCAGCCGCCGGACAAGCTGCCCAGCACGTCACCGGAACCGGCGACCAGCATGGACGTTCCCACGGGCCGCGGCACAGACCCGGAGGCCGCCACGATGGTGGCCACGGCGAACTCCCGGGCTGCGAGCCGGGGCACCCAGGGGCCGAGCGAAGGGATCAGGTCAAGCATGGCGTCGCTCCTTCTTCCGCAGCGGTGGTGTCAATTGTCGGTCCTTCCGGGGGCCGGGCCAAGGGCTGGCACGGCCCCCGGAAGGAAAGGGCACTACTTAGCCGCCCAGCAGGGCGTTGATCGGCCCGCGGGCGAAGTACACCAGGAACCCGGCGCTCACCACCCACATCAGCGGATGGATCTTCTTGGCCTTGCCGGATGCCGCCCCGATCACGGCCCAGCTCACAAAGCCCACGCCGATGCCGTTGGCGATCGAGTAGCTCAGCGGCATGGTCACGATGGTGAGGAAAGCCGGCAGGGCCACGGTGAACTTGGTGAACTTGATCTCCCGGATCTGCGCCATCATCATGGCCCCCACCACCACCAGGGCGGCGGCGGCAACCTCGAGCGGCACCACGCCGGTGAGCGGGGTGAGGAACATCGAGCCGAGGAACAGGACGCCGGTGACCACCGACGCCAGGCCGGTGCGGGCACCTTCGCCGATGCCGGCTGCCGAGTCGATGTAGACGGTATTGGAGGAACCGGAGGTGGCCCCGCCCGCCACGGCGCCGAAGCCTTCCACGATGAAGGCGGACTTCAGCCGCGGGAAGGTGCCGTCCTTGTGGGCGACGCCGGCGCTCTTGGCCAGGCCGGTCATCGTGCCCATGGCGTCGAAGAAGTTGGTGAACACGAGCGTGAACACCAGCATGGTGGC is a window from the Arthrobacter sp. NicSoilC5 genome containing:
- a CDS encoding XdhC/CoxI family protein, with protein sequence MLDLIPSLGPWVPRLAAREFAVATIVAASGSVPRPVGTSMLVAGSGDVLGSLSGGCVEGAVVALAQEAMDDAVPRHGTFGFSSADAFAAGLTCGGELGIQIQPVTAAVPGETPHPLRAALLQLAGLGPAHPVALVRLLGTPGCAAVVLSDPGAFRLAASSELAALLHGEPALQVESLVRSGGAGLVRLLQPGECAPAKSGDAQPAAEPAILVESRLAPPRMLVFGANDFGAALVPAAKLLGYHVTLVDARPAFASQPRFAAADQVVTDWPHRYLAAEAAAGRTDSRTVAAVLTHDPKFDLPLLETALALDLAYVGAMGSRRSHLQRVEQLLNAGVAPERIAQLHSPIGLDLGAVTPAEVAVSVTAELIAARTRAASCQPLRETSGTIHHHPAAPAPTDLNTQEIAWT